Part of the Ignavibacterium album JCM 16511 genome, GATATTTTAAGCAATCTTAAATATGCAAAAGGTGCTAAAAAGAACAGAAAGAGAGTCGCTCGTGGTGAAGGTTCAGGTCATGGTGGTCAGGCAACCCGTGGAATGAATGGACAAAAATCAAGATCAGGAGCTAAGTTCAAAGCGTGGTTCGAGGGCGGTCAGATGCCATTGCAAAGAAGAATTCCAAAATTCGGTTTTACAAATATCTTTAAAACAGAATATCAGGTAGTTAACCTTAATGCACTGCAGAGAATTGCGAATGAAAATGCTCTCGACAATAAAACTTTAACATTAGAAGATCTTAAAAAATTTGGTTTGATTTCATCTGTTAATAAACCGGTTAAGATTCTCGGTAAAGGTGAACTGAAAGCTAAATTATCAGTTCAGGCAAATGCATTTAGTAAATCAGCTCAGCAGAAAATAGAAGCTGCTGGTGGTTCAATCACAAAGATTTAATACGGGACCAAATGTCAAAATTTACTGATACTTTCAGAAATATTTTCAAAATACACGAACTCAGGCAGAGAATAATCTACACCCTGGTTCTTTTATTTATTGTCAGACTTGGCTCGCATCTTACAACTCCGGGTGTTGACGCTGCGTTGCTTACTGAAAGCATGAAAAATCAATCTTCGGATAGTCTTTTTGGTTTATATGATTTATTTGTTGGCGGCGCTTTTCATAATGCGGCAATCTTTGCTTTGGGAATTATGCCTTACATATCTGCATCAATTATCCTTCAATTGCTTGGTGCGGTCGTTCCTTATTTTCAGAAGCTTCAGCAGGAAGGTGAAGAAGGCAGAAAGAAAATTACACAGCTTACCCGTTATGGAACGGTCTTGATTTCTGCTATGCAGGCTTGGGGAGTTACAGTCAGACTTTTAAATCTTGAAGTTAACGGAATGCCAATTGTGCCGGATCCTGTTAGAGGCATTGGCTGGGTTTTATCAACAATCGTAATAATGACTGCAGGTACAATTTTTATGATGTGGATGGGTGAGCAAATTACTGAGAAAGGTATTGGTAATGGAATATCTCTTATCATCTTCATTGGAATTATTGCTCGGTTTCCTTTTGCAATGCTTGATGAATACAGATTGATTCAGGCAGGACAAAGATCTTTAATCGTTGAGATTATAATTTTTGCATTTATGTTTTTAATAATTGCAGGTGTTGTACTTGTAACTCAGGGAACAAGAAGAATACCGGTTCAATATGCAAAAAGAGTAGTCGGAAGAAAAATTTATGGCGGTGTAACACAATATATTCCATTGCGTGTTAACACAGCCGGTGTTATGCCTATAATTTTTGCACAGGCAATTATGTTTATTCCGAATACTGTTTTATCATTTTTCCCAAACAATGAATTTTTGCAATCGGTTGCTAATTTATTTCATTATCAATCTGCTGTTTATTCAATTATATACGCATTGATGATAATATTTTTCACTTACTTTTATACTGCTATTGCATTCAATCCGAAGGATGTTGCAGACAATATGAAAAAGCAGGGAGGCTTTATCCCCGGTATCAGACCAGGAAAACAAACATCAGATTTTATTGATAACATATTGACCAAAATTACTTTACCGGGTTCAATTTTTCTGGCTATCATTGCAATTCTTCCTGCATTCGTTTCTGCGTGGGGAGTTACAGGTCAGTTTGCGCAGTTTTTCGGAGGAACAAGTTTATTGATCATTGTTGGTGTTGCACTCGATACATTACAGCAAATTGAATCGCATTTATTGATGAGACATTACGATGGTTTTATGAAATCAGGAAAGATTAAAGGTAGAAGATAATTTTTCGTGATACTT contains:
- the rplO gene encoding 50S ribosomal protein L15 translates to MDILSNLKYAKGAKKNRKRVARGEGSGHGGQATRGMNGQKSRSGAKFKAWFEGGQMPLQRRIPKFGFTNIFKTEYQVVNLNALQRIANENALDNKTLTLEDLKKFGLISSVNKPVKILGKGELKAKLSVQANAFSKSAQQKIEAAGGSITKI
- the secY gene encoding preprotein translocase subunit SecY yields the protein MSKFTDTFRNIFKIHELRQRIIYTLVLLFIVRLGSHLTTPGVDAALLTESMKNQSSDSLFGLYDLFVGGAFHNAAIFALGIMPYISASIILQLLGAVVPYFQKLQQEGEEGRKKITQLTRYGTVLISAMQAWGVTVRLLNLEVNGMPIVPDPVRGIGWVLSTIVIMTAGTIFMMWMGEQITEKGIGNGISLIIFIGIIARFPFAMLDEYRLIQAGQRSLIVEIIIFAFMFLIIAGVVLVTQGTRRIPVQYAKRVVGRKIYGGVTQYIPLRVNTAGVMPIIFAQAIMFIPNTVLSFFPNNEFLQSVANLFHYQSAVYSIIYALMIIFFTYFYTAIAFNPKDVADNMKKQGGFIPGIRPGKQTSDFIDNILTKITLPGSIFLAIIAILPAFVSAWGVTGQFAQFFGGTSLLIIVGVALDTLQQIESHLLMRHYDGFMKSGKIKGRR